The Pedobacter mucosus genome window below encodes:
- a CDS encoding BamA/TamA family outer membrane protein — MKKYYFLFVIVLFTQSSFAQMKLIKRMLSNEKDTTRKASFMPVPVFGYAQETGFEFGVGALYSFYMDRKDTTNRSSNFSGTASYSTKKTYSITLKGDAWTKGNLYHAIGEIRFKKMPFNFYGLGNNTSNTDEDKLVQQQVKVLFDLEKTFIKHAYTGVSLGFENYSFEDKIIGGIYSLDPSILGRPGGKVFFTGVSQSYDTRNSNNYPSKGFFGRVTYQYAPDFFGGNNFTGSQLKLNIRNFWKLSNKFILGAQGLYHTVQSNNTPFYLLPQLGNDEMMRGYYTGRYRDKNLLALQTELRYRYSNRFGAMVFAGAGTVWGKSDFDVDAFKPNLGAGVRYFFDPAKGLSVRLDYGIGEKKGTEKRQSGFYISLAEAF, encoded by the coding sequence ATGAAAAAATATTATTTTCTGTTCGTGATTGTACTTTTTACGCAGTCATCTTTTGCTCAAATGAAATTGATTAAAAGAATGCTCTCAAACGAAAAAGATACCACCAGAAAAGCCAGTTTTATGCCTGTTCCAGTTTTCGGTTATGCTCAGGAAACTGGATTTGAATTTGGTGTTGGTGCGTTGTATTCTTTTTATATGGATAGAAAAGATACGACAAATAGAAGCTCTAACTTTTCTGGAACAGCATCATATTCTACAAAAAAAACATATAGCATTACTTTAAAAGGTGATGCCTGGACAAAAGGAAATCTTTACCACGCCATCGGCGAAATTAGGTTTAAAAAAATGCCTTTCAATTTTTATGGCCTTGGTAATAATACCAGCAATACCGACGAAGATAAATTAGTTCAGCAGCAGGTTAAGGTGCTTTTCGATCTGGAAAAAACATTTATTAAACATGCTTACACTGGGGTTTCTTTAGGATTTGAGAATTATAGTTTTGAAGATAAAATAATAGGAGGAATTTATTCCTTAGATCCATCCATTTTGGGTAGACCCGGAGGTAAAGTTTTTTTTACTGGCGTTTCCCAAAGTTATGACACCAGAAATTCAAATAATTATCCTTCCAAGGGTTTCTTTGGAAGAGTAACCTATCAGTATGCGCCAGATTTTTTTGGTGGTAATAATTTTACTGGAAGTCAGTTGAAATTAAACATTCGCAACTTTTGGAAGCTGAGCAACAAATTCATTTTAGGCGCTCAAGGCTTATACCATACCGTTCAAAGTAATAATACGCCGTTTTATTTATTACCACAATTAGGAAATGATGAAATGATGCGGGGATATTATACCGGCCGTTACCGAGATAAAAACTTATTGGCACTGCAAACAGAATTACGCTACCGATATAGTAATCGTTTTGGAGCAATGGTTTTCGCTGGCGCCGGAACGGTTTGGGGAAAATCGGATTTTGATGTCGATGCTTTTAAACCGAATTTAGGTGCTGGCGTACGTTATTTCTTTGATCCAGCTAAAGGCTTAAGCGTTCGGTTAGATTATGGTATTGGCGAGAAAAAAGGAACTGAGAAACGCCAAAGTGGATTTTATATTAGTTTAGCGGAAGCTTTTTAA
- a CDS encoding DUF1345 domain-containing protein, translating into MITKPKLSSFQKLTALQVLLLSLAVGIVVYLGTLFFNLDSLTRIMLGWDCFCVSLIAMHWHMFFHTSASETHLKAKIQDETRSEIFAVVLVSTFAGLLAVILLLLNKDIKPLNLIVAILGMFLSWFLVHTTFTMRYAHLYYGDKESIVDRDKGGGLDFPGDKEPDFIDFAYFSFVLGMTFQVSDVEISSREIRRLALLHSLISFVFNTVIVALTINALAGMSK; encoded by the coding sequence ATGATAACAAAACCTAAATTAAGTAGCTTTCAAAAGTTAACAGCTTTGCAGGTGCTATTGTTAAGTTTGGCGGTTGGTATAGTAGTTTATTTAGGCACTTTGTTTTTCAATTTAGATTCGTTAACGCGTATTATGTTAGGTTGGGATTGTTTTTGTGTGTCGTTAATAGCCATGCATTGGCATATGTTTTTTCACACAAGCGCATCCGAAACACATTTAAAAGCGAAAATCCAGGATGAAACAAGAAGCGAAATATTTGCTGTTGTACTGGTTTCTACCTTTGCTGGGTTGCTTGCCGTTATATTATTGTTGCTTAATAAAGATATAAAACCGCTAAACCTTATTGTGGCAATTTTAGGAATGTTTTTATCCTGGTTTTTAGTTCATACTACTTTTACTATGCGTTATGCACACTTATATTATGGCGATAAGGAAAGTATTGTTGATAGAGATAAGGGCGGCGGTTTAGATTTTCCGGGAGATAAAGAGCCAGATTTTATTGATTTTGCCTATTTCTCGTTTGTACTGGGTATGACTTTTCAAGTTTCTGATGTGGAGATTTCCTCGAGAGAAATCCGTAGGCTGGCATTGTTACACAGTTTAATTTCATTTGTTTTTAATACTGTTATTGTTGCATTAACTATAAATGCATTGGCTGGAATGAGTAAATAG
- a CDS encoding O-methyltransferase: protein MLFQFITDYIKHRLTAKSRHGTHSPFVYQLADEVIYDFNTKTDYNNIEQQRKKLFNDDSTITVTDLGAGSHLNKNRIKKVSQIAKNALKSPKLAQLIYRLAQNTKPQSTVELGTCLGITTAYLAKANPEAEIITIEGCPQTAEVAKNNFKELDLNNIELHVGNFDSILPDIIAKQPSLDFVYIDGNHRKEATLNYFKWCLPKVTENSLLIFDDIYWSKGMKEAWQEIKKHPEVSITIDLFWIGLVYFKKGQAKEHFKLKF, encoded by the coding sequence ATGTTATTTCAATTTATTACAGATTATATTAAACACCGGTTAACTGCTAAAAGCAGACACGGAACGCATTCGCCTTTTGTCTATCAATTAGCTGATGAGGTAATTTACGATTTTAACACTAAAACTGATTATAATAATATAGAACAACAGCGAAAAAAACTTTTTAATGACGATTCTACAATCACTGTAACAGATCTCGGAGCGGGTTCTCACTTAAATAAAAATCGGATTAAGAAAGTAAGCCAAATCGCGAAAAATGCACTTAAAAGTCCTAAGTTAGCACAATTAATTTATCGCCTTGCTCAAAACACTAAGCCGCAAAGTACAGTTGAGCTAGGAACCTGTTTAGGGATTACAACTGCTTACCTCGCAAAAGCTAACCCAGAAGCAGAAATCATTACCATAGAAGGTTGTCCACAAACAGCCGAGGTGGCGAAGAATAATTTTAAAGAGCTGGATTTAAATAATATTGAACTTCATGTAGGAAACTTCGACTCCATTTTGCCTGATATTATCGCTAAACAACCAAGTTTAGATTTTGTATATATAGATGGAAATCACCGTAAAGAAGCTACACTAAATTACTTTAAATGGTGTTTGCCAAAAGTTACTGAAAATTCGCTGCTAATTTTTGATGATATATATTGGAGTAAAGGCATGAAAGAAGCTTGGCAGGAAATCAAAAAGCATCCTGAAGTTTCCATTACTATCGACTTATTCTGGATTGGACTTGTTTATTTCAAAAAAGGCCAGGCAAAAGAACACTTTAAATTGAAATTTTAA